A genomic stretch from Halichoerus grypus chromosome 7, mHalGry1.hap1.1, whole genome shotgun sequence includes:
- the POGK gene encoding pogo transposable element with KRAB domain → MESTAYTLNLTLKEEEEEEEIQSRELEDGPTDMQRVRICSEGGWVPALFDEVAIYFSDEEWEVLTEQQKALYREVMRMNYETVLSLEFPFPKPDMITRLEGDEESQNSDEWQLQGGTFAENEESDVKPPDWVGPMNATPQFAQPQHLDGFGLRLPRDLTELPEWSEGYPFYMAMGFPGYDLSADEIAGKFPFSRGMRRSYDAGFKLMVVEYAESTNNCQAAKQFGVLEKNVRDWRKVKPQLQNAHAMRRAFRGPKNGRFALVDQRVAEYVRYMQAKGDPITREAMQLKALEIAQEMNIPEKGFKASLGWCRRMMRRYDLSLRHKVPVPQQLPEDLTEKLVTYQRSVLALRRAHDYQVAQMGNADETPICLEVPSRVTVDNQGEKPVLVKTPGREKLKITAMLGVLADGRKLPPYIILRGTYIPPGKFPSGMEIRCHRYGWMTEDLMQDWLEVVWRRRTGAAPKQRGMLILNGFRGHATDSVKSSMESMNTDMVIIPGGLTSQLQVLDVVVYKPLNDSVRAQYSNWLLAGNLALSPTGNAKKPPLGLFLEWVMVAWNSISSESIVQGFKKCHISSNLEDEDDVLWEIESELPGGGEAPKDCDTETAREGN, encoded by the exons ATGGAGTCCACAGCCTACACTCTCAATTTGACcctaaaagaggaagaagaggaggaagagattcAGAGCCGGGAACTGGAAGATGGCCCCACGGATATGCAGAGAGTCCGGATCTGCTCAGAGGGTGGATGG GTGCCCGCCCTATTCGATGAGGTGGCCATATATTTTTCCGATGAGGAGTGGGAAGTTTTGACGGAGCAACAAAAGGCCCTGTACCGGGAAGTCATGAGGATGAATTATGAAACTGTCCTGTCCCTGG AATTCCCATTCCCTAAGCCAGACATGATCACTCGGTTGGAAGGGGACGAGGAGTCCCAGAATTCTGACGAATGGCAGCTCCAAGGAGGAACCTTTGCAG AAAATGAAGAGTCTGATGTCAAGCCCCCAGATTGGGTGGGTCCGATGAACGCCACCCCGCAGTTTGCTCAGCCCCAGCACCTGGACGGGTTTGGCCTCCGCCTGCCCCGGGACCTCACAGAGCTGCCCGAGTGGAGTGAGGGGTACCCCTTCTACATGGCCATGGGCTTCCCAGGGTATGACCTCTCGGCGGACGAGATTGCAGGGAAGTTTCCGTTCAGCAGGGGCATGCGGCGCAGTTACGACGCGGGGTTCAAGTTAATGGTGGTGGAATATGCCGAGAGCACCAACAACTGCCAGGCTGCCAAGCAGTTTGGAGTGCTGGAAAAGAACGTTCGAGACTGGCGCAAAGTGAAGCCACAGCTCCAGAACGCCCACGCCATGCGGCGGGCATTCCGCGGCCCCAAGAATGGGCGCTTTGCCCTGGTGGACCAGCGTGTGGCCGAGTATGTCAGGTACATGCAGGCCAAAGGGGACCCCATCACCCGGGAGGCGATGCAGCTGAAAGCTCTCGAGATCGCCCAGGAAATGAACATTCCGGAGAAAGGGTTCAAGGCTAGCTTGGGCTGGTGTCGAAGAATGATGCGAAGGTACGACTTGTCCCTGAGGCACAAAGTGCCCGTGCCCCAGCAGCTGCCCGAGGACCTGACCGAGAAGCTCGTCACGTACCAGCGCAGCGTGCTGGCCCTGCGCAGGGCGCACGACTACCAGGTGGCCCAGATGGGCAACGCCGACGAGACGCCCATTTGCCTCGAGGTGCCGTCACGGGTGACGGTGGACAACCAGGGCGAGAAGCCGGTCTTGGTCAAGACGCCGGGCAGGGAGAAGCTAAAAATTACAGCGATGCTGGGTGTCCTGGCAGACGGGAGGAAACTGCCGCCGTACATCATTTTGAGGGGCACGTACATCCCCCCCGGGAAGTTCCCCAGCGGCATGGAAATCCGCTGCCACCGGTACGGGTGGATGACGGAggacctgatgcaggactggttGGAAGTGGTGTGGCGGCGGCGGACGGGCGCGGCGCCCAAGCAGCGCGGGATGCTGATCCTGAACGGCTTCCGCGGCCACGCCACTGACTCGGTGAAGAGCTCCATGGAGAGCATGAACACCGACATGGTCATCATCCCGGGGGGCCTGACCTCGCAGCTGCAGGTGTTGGATGTGGTGGTCTACAAGCCACTCAATGACAGCGTGCGGGCCCAGTACTCCAACTGGCTTCTGGCCGGCAACCTGGCGCTCAGCCCCACCGGCAACGCCAAGAAGCCGCCCCTGGGCCTCTTCCTGGAGTGGGTCATGGTCGCCTGGAATAGCATCTCCAGTGAGTCCATCGTGCAGGGCTTCAAGAAGTGCCACATCTCCAGCAATCTGGAAGACGAAGATGATGTCCTGTGGGAGATTGAGAGCGAGCttccagggggaggggaggcccccAAAGATTGCGATACTGAGACTGCGCGGGAGGGCAACTGA